The following are encoded in a window of Haloplanus vescus genomic DNA:
- a CDS encoding DUF7563 family protein yields the protein MARCDHCGSHVSERFARVFADASGRLLACPSCSANAGIAEASRRRTPNA from the coding sequence ATGGCACGCTGCGATCACTGTGGGTCACACGTCTCGGAGCGCTTCGCGCGGGTGTTCGCCGACGCGAGTGGGCGACTGCTCGCCTGTCCAAGTTGCTCGGCGAACGCCGGTATCGCGGAGGCGTCGAGACGCCGGACCCCGAACGCGTAG
- the samp2 gene encoding ubiquitin-like small modifier protein SAMP2: protein MPTVRADVVGEETQEVSLDADATYGDLLAELDFSPHEATVLVDDSPVPEDRRVDHDEVRILRLVKGGAVADGVSVRAATPEDHLDVMRILDGAMLDVDAATVRDRIGTGEVSVAILDDRVVGALVRDGDRVAAVATRKRRRGQGVGTALVSAAAADRDRLVAEFDPRVRPFYESLGFDIEPIAGSDRLSGRL, encoded by the coding sequence ATGCCGACGGTGCGCGCCGACGTGGTCGGTGAAGAGACACAGGAGGTCAGCCTCGACGCCGACGCGACGTACGGCGACTTGCTCGCCGAACTCGACTTCAGCCCGCACGAGGCGACGGTCCTCGTCGACGACTCGCCCGTGCCCGAGGACCGACGGGTCGACCACGACGAGGTGCGCATCCTCAGACTCGTGAAAGGCGGCGCCGTCGCCGACGGCGTATCCGTGCGCGCGGCGACGCCCGAGGACCACCTCGACGTGATGCGAATTCTCGACGGCGCGATGCTGGACGTGGACGCCGCGACGGTGCGCGACCGTATCGGGACCGGCGAGGTGTCGGTCGCGATTCTCGACGACCGAGTCGTCGGCGCCCTCGTCCGCGACGGCGACCGAGTGGCCGCGGTGGCGACTCGGAAGCGTCGCCGCGGGCAGGGAGTCGGCACCGCGCTGGTGTCGGCCGCGGCCGCCGACCGGGACCGCCTCGTCGCCGAGTTCGACCCGCGGGTTCGACCCTTCTACGAGTCGCTGGGCTTCGATATCGAGCCGATAGCGGGCAGTGACCGCCTCAGCGGGCGATTATAG
- a CDS encoding DUF1931 domain-containing protein: MADLIVKAAVKEALQDKNVSSDFYSALDEEVEELLDDAARRAEQNDRKTVQPRDL; the protein is encoded by the coding sequence ATGGCAGACCTTATCGTCAAAGCCGCCGTGAAGGAAGCGCTCCAGGACAAGAACGTCTCTTCGGACTTCTACAGTGCCCTCGACGAGGAAGTCGAGGAACTGCTCGACGACGCCGCCCGTCGTGCCGAGCAGAACGACCGTAAGACGGTCCAGCCGCGCGACCTCTAA
- a CDS encoding DUF7546 family protein, with amino-acid sequence MSEAPAGSRLRRRLLDESAAIRWWCLVVAGEIALVTAYLSVTGTIVTEPRYVVYPFVWINLGVWAMLRVDVPSVDSRHRAVATAVAAVYLLVLSWAGGLVLLGVSGPLPGGAVSSIHWNVPGWGPTLVYGTPRLRLTLIPFKFVGYVAMTYLVYVRLLDATRAVLSGVLGLVSCVGCTFSILLPLLGATTLFGSTLTGLSWDLSTLVFCLTVALLYWADEVGAAVSCRL; translated from the coding sequence GTGAGCGAAGCGCCGGCTGGGTCGCGCCTGCGACGACGCCTGCTCGACGAAAGCGCCGCCATCCGCTGGTGGTGTCTGGTCGTCGCGGGCGAAATCGCGCTCGTCACCGCCTATCTCTCGGTGACGGGCACCATCGTCACCGAACCGCGCTACGTCGTCTACCCGTTCGTCTGGATAAATCTCGGCGTGTGGGCGATGCTCCGCGTCGACGTGCCGAGCGTCGATAGCCGCCACCGGGCCGTCGCCACCGCCGTCGCCGCCGTCTACCTCCTCGTGCTCTCGTGGGCCGGCGGCCTCGTATTGCTCGGCGTGAGCGGCCCGCTCCCCGGCGGCGCCGTCTCGTCGATTCACTGGAACGTACCCGGCTGGGGGCCGACGCTCGTCTACGGCACGCCACGGCTCCGACTGACACTCATCCCGTTCAAATTCGTCGGCTACGTCGCGATGACCTACCTCGTCTACGTCCGCCTGCTCGACGCGACGCGGGCGGTGCTCTCGGGCGTCCTCGGCCTCGTCTCCTGTGTCGGCTGTACGTTCTCGATTCTGCTTCCCCTGCTCGGTGCCACGACCCTGTTCGGGTCGACGCTGACGGGGCTGTCGTGGGACCTCTCGACGCTCGTGTTCTGTCTCACCGTCGCCCTTCTCTACTGGGCGGACGAGGTGGGCGCGGCCGTCTCGTGCCGGCTATAA
- a CDS encoding ORC1-type DNA replication protein: MTEDPEEGMLSWDESVFRDEHVFEIDYVPETFDHRETQLESLKYALRPAVRGSRPLNTMVRGPPGTGKTTAVLKLFGELSGQPGVRTVRVNCQLDSTRYAVFSRVFENVFDYEPPSSGISFKKLFGQITDRLVDDDEVLVVALDDVNYLFYENEASDTLYSLLRAHEGSTGARIGVIVVSSDLGLDIMEELDGRVQSVFRPEEVYFPVYDADEIVDILGERIERGFHDGVIGTQELDRVAELTAESGDLRVGIDLLRRAGLNAEMRASRTVNIEDVEAAYDKSKYVHLSRCLRELSESERALVETIAEHDGQQAGTVYEAFHEATDLGYTRYSEIVNKLDQLGVIEADYADVEGRGRSRSLTLSYDSDAVLDRL, encoded by the coding sequence ATGACAGAGGACCCCGAGGAGGGGATGCTGTCGTGGGACGAGTCCGTCTTTCGAGACGAACACGTCTTCGAAATCGACTACGTCCCGGAGACTTTCGACCACCGAGAGACGCAACTCGAGAGTCTGAAGTACGCGCTCCGACCGGCGGTCCGTGGCTCCCGCCCGCTCAACACGATGGTCCGCGGGCCGCCGGGGACGGGGAAGACGACGGCGGTGTTGAAGCTGTTCGGCGAGCTCTCCGGACAACCGGGCGTGCGGACGGTGCGGGTGAACTGCCAGCTCGACTCGACGCGCTACGCCGTCTTCTCTCGGGTGTTCGAGAACGTCTTCGACTACGAACCCCCCTCCTCGGGCATCTCGTTCAAGAAACTGTTCGGACAGATTACGGACCGCCTCGTCGACGACGACGAGGTACTGGTGGTGGCGCTCGACGACGTGAACTACCTCTTCTACGAGAACGAGGCGTCGGACACGCTCTACTCGCTGTTGCGCGCCCACGAGGGGTCGACGGGCGCCCGCATCGGCGTCATCGTCGTCTCCTCGGACCTCGGCCTCGACATCATGGAGGAACTCGACGGGCGCGTCCAGAGCGTCTTCCGGCCGGAGGAGGTGTACTTCCCCGTCTACGACGCGGACGAAATCGTCGACATCCTCGGCGAGCGCATCGAACGCGGGTTCCACGACGGCGTCATCGGCACGCAGGAACTCGACCGGGTGGCCGAACTCACCGCCGAGAGCGGTGACCTCCGGGTCGGCATCGACCTGTTGCGACGCGCGGGTCTCAACGCGGAGATGCGGGCCAGTCGGACCGTCAACATCGAGGACGTGGAAGCGGCCTACGACAAGTCGAAGTATGTCCACCTCTCGCGGTGTCTGCGCGAGCTCTCGGAGTCGGAGCGCGCACTCGTCGAGACCATCGCGGAACACGACGGCCAACAGGCCGGGACGGTGTACGAGGCGTTCCACGAGGCGACCGACCTCGGGTACACGCGCTACTCGGAAATCGTCAACAAACTCGACCAGCTGGGCGTCATCGAAGCCGACTACGCCGACGTGGAGGGCCGAGGCCGGTCGCGGTCGCTGACACTCTCCTACGATTCCGACGCCGTTCTCGACCGATTGTAA
- a CDS encoding outer membrane protein assembly factor BamB family protein, whose amino-acid sequence MSRELFTRREWLAVVAGGVTAGCGGRAAERDSETATATATTRPTATAPPTTTAAASGATDGVEESMSVDADSFEQGPGDCALAADPVPEGTWPMSHRDPAGTNAAPAANGPTGFPLNERWTMSALEAQVTMPVADDKYVYLVAADPEPQPGVPVAAVLCHDPRRNGEIQWRHRVDAMPVGPPVAAAGMVYVPFGPAENARVLAIDRSEGTLRNSYTLPGRFVGELGTAGTSLVMPSEDAYRVVDARSGEFCWSFAPNDVTGTDRQDRKIRAAAVGDGVAYVGTGYPDSQPTTEVGHVYAVDPDISGMRWHVPLDGPVGRVAVADDTVTLTTGNGVVGLDPASGEQRWRASSDTSIRPDTLAVSNGLAVYGTRRQLYGRDVATGEQQWSLGFGVRGDVIFVENTLFAVGRADPTSKRILLAAVDARSGDVRWTQEIYDPLVDVMAANGYLYAITSDGRLFAFTSV is encoded by the coding sequence ATGTCACGTGAGTTGTTCACACGCCGCGAGTGGCTCGCCGTCGTCGCTGGCGGTGTGACCGCCGGGTGTGGCGGCCGGGCGGCCGAGCGTGACTCGGAAACGGCGACGGCGACGGCGACGACGCGGCCGACGGCGACGGCGCCGCCCACGACGACGGCGGCGGCCTCGGGGGCGACCGACGGCGTCGAGGAGTCGATGTCGGTCGACGCCGACTCGTTCGAGCAGGGACCGGGCGACTGCGCGTTGGCGGCCGACCCGGTGCCCGAGGGGACGTGGCCGATGTCCCACCGCGACCCCGCGGGGACGAACGCCGCGCCCGCGGCCAACGGCCCGACGGGCTTCCCACTCAACGAGCGCTGGACTATGTCGGCGCTGGAGGCGCAGGTGACCATGCCGGTCGCCGACGACAAGTACGTCTATCTCGTCGCCGCGGACCCGGAACCTCAGCCCGGCGTGCCAGTCGCGGCGGTGCTGTGTCACGACCCGCGACGCAACGGCGAGATTCAGTGGCGCCACCGCGTGGACGCCATGCCCGTCGGCCCGCCCGTCGCGGCCGCGGGGATGGTGTACGTCCCCTTCGGCCCGGCGGAGAACGCGCGCGTCCTCGCCATCGACCGCTCGGAGGGAACGCTACGGAACTCCTACACCCTACCCGGCCGGTTCGTGGGCGAACTCGGCACGGCCGGGACGAGTCTCGTGATGCCGAGCGAGGACGCGTACCGCGTCGTCGACGCGCGCAGCGGCGAGTTCTGCTGGTCGTTCGCCCCCAACGACGTGACGGGCACGGACCGCCAAGACCGGAAGATTCGCGCGGCCGCCGTCGGCGACGGCGTGGCGTACGTCGGCACGGGGTATCCGGACAGCCAGCCGACGACCGAAGTCGGACACGTCTACGCCGTCGACCCCGACATTTCGGGGATGCGGTGGCACGTCCCGCTCGACGGCCCGGTCGGCCGCGTCGCCGTCGCCGACGACACCGTCACGCTCACGACGGGCAACGGCGTCGTCGGCCTCGACCCCGCGTCCGGCGAGCAACGCTGGCGCGCGAGTAGCGACACCTCGATTCGCCCCGATACGCTCGCCGTCTCGAACGGACTGGCCGTCTACGGCACGCGCCGGCAGCTCTACGGCCGCGACGTTGCCACCGGCGAGCAGCAGTGGTCGCTCGGCTTCGGCGTCCGGGGCGACGTCATCTTCGTCGAGAACACGCTCTTCGCCGTCGGGCGGGCGGACCCGACGAGCAAACGCATCCTGCTGGCCGCAGTCGACGCCCGGTCGGGCGACGTGCGGTGGACACAGGAGATTTACGACCCGCTGGTGGACGTGATGGCCGCCAACGGCTACCTCTACGCCATCACCTCGGACGGCCGGCTGTTCGCGTTCACGAGCGTCTAG
- a CDS encoding DoxX family protein: MHAVLAQCKRPLRYVMGALYVVAGLLHFVVPSLYVQIVPPILPAPLALVYLSGVAEVGVGVGVVVPRTRRYAAWATIALLVAVFPANVYMAVSMVTVEGLPGGDPSPLVRWARLPLQGVLILWAYWYTD; this comes from the coding sequence ATGCACGCTGTCTTGGCGCAGTGCAAGCGGCCGCTCCGCTACGTCATGGGCGCACTGTACGTCGTCGCGGGCCTCCTGCATTTCGTCGTGCCGTCGCTGTACGTCCAGATAGTGCCGCCGATACTGCCCGCACCGCTGGCGCTGGTTTATCTGTCCGGTGTCGCCGAAGTCGGCGTCGGGGTGGGCGTGGTGGTGCCACGGACGCGCCGGTACGCGGCGTGGGCGACCATCGCCCTACTCGTCGCCGTCTTCCCCGCGAACGTCTACATGGCCGTCTCGATGGTTACCGTCGAGGGACTGCCGGGCGGGGACCCCTCCCCGCTCGTTCGCTGGGCGCGACTGCCGCTACAGGGCGTGTTGATACTGTGGGCGTACTGGTATACGGACTGA
- a CDS encoding GIY-YIG nuclease family protein translates to MHYVYVLECADGTYYTGYTTDVERRVAEHDAGEGAKYTRGRTPVDLRHVEEFETRSAAMSREHEIKSLSRSEKERLVEDGTPQ, encoded by the coding sequence ATGCATTACGTCTACGTCCTCGAATGCGCGGACGGCACCTACTACACGGGGTATACGACGGACGTGGAGCGACGCGTCGCCGAACACGACGCCGGCGAGGGGGCGAAGTACACCCGCGGGCGGACGCCGGTCGACCTACGCCACGTCGAGGAGTTCGAGACGCGGTCGGCGGCGATGTCTCGGGAACACGAAATCAAGTCGCTGTCGCGGTCGGAGAAGGAGCGACTGGTCGAGGACGGGACGCCGCAGTAA
- a CDS encoding phosphoglucomutase/phosphomannomutase family protein, with protein sequence MDAISFGTDGWRARLDTFTDERVRMVGQAVADYLADVGHDAPVAVGYDARATSEGFAESLADVLADNGIDVLLPERDCPTPLVAWTIVDRDLAGALMVTASHNPPEYNGVKFIPGDGAPALPEVTDAIEERLAYPRAEGSRGSIERVDFVSPHAQQVERLVEPDCSGLTVVYDAMHGSGRGVTDELLEAAGATVIRRRCERDTSFGGTPPEPSADHLQGLVSAVEAHDADLGIANDGDADRLAVVTPKRGYLDENLFFAAMYDSLLEEESGPAVRTVSTTFLVDRVAEAHGEEVVETAVGFKWVAEAMMANDALMGGEESGGFSIRGHVPEKDGVLMAVLAADAAATESLDRHVDDLLATHGDIVADKVSVDCPDERKEPVIEALGEAIPDRVVGEAVEEVVTLDGFKLLLANGSWLLVRPSGTEPKMRVYAEAGSRERVDALLEAGRDLVESHL encoded by the coding sequence ATGGACGCCATCTCATTCGGGACGGACGGGTGGCGCGCTCGCCTCGACACCTTCACCGACGAGCGGGTGCGGATGGTCGGACAGGCGGTCGCGGACTACCTCGCCGACGTCGGTCACGACGCCCCGGTGGCGGTCGGGTACGACGCGCGAGCGACCTCGGAGGGCTTCGCCGAGTCGCTAGCCGATGTCCTCGCCGACAACGGAATCGACGTCCTCCTCCCCGAGCGCGACTGCCCGACACCGCTCGTCGCGTGGACCATCGTCGACCGCGACCTCGCCGGTGCGCTGATGGTCACCGCCTCCCACAACCCGCCGGAGTACAACGGCGTGAAGTTCATCCCCGGTGACGGCGCACCTGCGCTCCCGGAGGTGACCGACGCCATCGAGGAGCGACTCGCCTACCCGCGAGCGGAGGGGTCGCGCGGCTCGATAGAGCGCGTCGACTTCGTGTCCCCCCACGCCCAACAGGTCGAGCGACTGGTCGAGCCAGACTGCTCGGGGCTGACTGTCGTCTACGACGCGATGCACGGGAGCGGTCGGGGCGTCACCGACGAACTCCTCGAAGCCGCGGGGGCGACGGTGATTCGCCGGCGCTGTGAGCGGGACACCTCCTTCGGCGGCACGCCCCCCGAACCCAGCGCGGACCACCTCCAAGGCCTCGTCAGCGCCGTCGAGGCCCACGACGCCGACCTCGGTATCGCGAACGACGGCGACGCCGACCGCCTCGCGGTGGTCACGCCGAAGCGCGGCTACCTCGACGAGAACCTGTTTTTCGCCGCGATGTACGACTCCCTGCTCGAAGAGGAGTCGGGGCCGGCGGTCCGCACCGTCTCGACGACGTTCCTCGTCGACCGAGTCGCCGAAGCCCACGGCGAAGAGGTAGTCGAGACGGCGGTCGGGTTCAAGTGGGTCGCCGAGGCGATGATGGCGAACGACGCCCTGATGGGCGGCGAGGAGTCCGGCGGCTTCTCGATTCGGGGGCACGTCCCCGAGAAGGACGGCGTGTTGATGGCTGTCCTCGCCGCCGACGCCGCGGCGACGGAGTCGCTGGACCGCCACGTCGACGACTTGCTTGCCACCCACGGCGACATCGTCGCGGACAAGGTGAGCGTCGACTGCCCGGACGAACGAAAGGAGCCAGTCATCGAGGCCCTCGGCGAGGCGATTCCCGACCGAGTGGTCGGCGAGGCGGTCGAAGAGGTAGTGACCCTCGACGGCTTCAAACTCCTGCTGGCCAACGGCTCGTGGCTCCTCGTCCGGCCGAGCGGGACGGAACCGAAGATGCGCGTCTACGCCGAAGCGGGGAGTCGCGAGCGAGTGGACGCACTCCTCGAGGCCGGCCGCGACCTGGTGGAGTCACACCTCTGA
- the larB gene encoding nickel pincer cofactor biosynthesis protein LarB, with protein MRDILDAVASGDLSPAAAEAQLAGYATTEAGRFDAARETRRGIPEAILAEGKTPDEVASMALAALETTGRALITRADDDHVTAVTDDVPADATVDRDERARTLVIRAPDFEPPDIDARVAVVTAGTSDAAVGGEAAVLARAVGATVERIDDVGVAHLGRIVDHLDTLRAADVVVVAAGREGALPTVVAGLIDTPVIGVPVSTGYGHGGDGEAAILGMLQSCTVLSVVNVDAGFTAGAQAGLVARAVASAREE; from the coding sequence ATGCGCGATATTCTCGACGCGGTGGCGAGCGGCGACCTCTCGCCCGCGGCCGCGGAGGCGCAACTCGCCGGCTACGCGACGACCGAGGCGGGGCGGTTCGACGCCGCCCGCGAGACGCGCCGTGGAATTCCGGAGGCGATTCTCGCCGAGGGCAAGACGCCCGACGAGGTGGCGTCGATGGCGCTCGCGGCGCTGGAGACGACCGGCCGGGCGCTGATCACCCGCGCCGACGACGACCACGTCACCGCCGTCACCGACGACGTGCCCGCGGACGCGACGGTCGACCGCGACGAACGCGCGCGGACGCTCGTGATTCGCGCTCCCGACTTCGAACCGCCCGACATCGACGCGCGAGTCGCCGTCGTCACCGCGGGCACCTCGGACGCTGCGGTAGGGGGCGAAGCCGCGGTGCTCGCCCGCGCTGTCGGCGCCACCGTCGAGCGAATCGACGACGTGGGCGTCGCCCACCTCGGCCGAATCGTCGACCACCTCGACACCCTTCGAGCGGCGGACGTGGTCGTCGTCGCGGCGGGTCGAGAGGGCGCGCTTCCGACCGTCGTCGCCGGGTTGATAGACACGCCGGTCATCGGCGTCCCGGTGTCGACGGGGTACGGCCACGGCGGCGACGGCGAGGCGGCGATACTCGGCATGCTCCAGTCGTGTACGGTGCTGTCGGTGGTCAATGTCGACGCCGGATTCACTGCGGGCGCACAGGCGGGGCTCGTCGCTCGTGCCGTTGCCAGCGCTCGCGAAGAATGA
- a CDS encoding CobW family GTP-binding protein, which yields MHDAIPVTILSGSLGAGKTTLLNHLLTDAGDRDIAVLVNDMGDVNVDADLVSQNTDLAVDDGVTELSNGCICCELQDDLETAVVRLARDRDFDHLVVEASGISEPRPVARLFTTGSRAAARYEVSSVVAVVDARQFHDAFGDAGVATRRGDSDSDTRPLSDLLVEGVEFADLVVLNKTDLVTAAELDAVEEMVRTLRPDAEVVRTEHSRVDPDTVFQRRYDPATADEAGWKQTLADDDDSHDHADHDHAHPETVYGVTSFTYRRRRPFHPRRLYTVLDDLPTAVVRSKGTCWIATGADLSYTLAQAGPSVRVEAAGPWVASLPEFEQDAYRRNRSDLDWDEEWGDRRTELVVIGREMDDDALIAALDDCLLTDDEMAAAWDDFENPFPTDAGNELVVTEPTR from the coding sequence ATGCACGACGCCATTCCCGTCACGATTCTGAGCGGGAGCCTCGGGGCCGGGAAGACGACGCTGCTCAATCACCTGCTCACCGACGCCGGAGACCGCGATATCGCCGTCCTCGTCAACGACATGGGCGACGTCAACGTCGACGCCGACCTCGTGAGTCAGAACACGGACCTCGCCGTCGACGACGGCGTGACGGAGCTATCCAACGGGTGTATCTGCTGTGAACTGCAGGACGACCTCGAAACCGCCGTCGTCCGCCTCGCCCGTGACCGCGACTTCGACCACCTCGTCGTCGAGGCGTCGGGCATCTCCGAACCCCGCCCCGTCGCCCGCCTGTTCACCACGGGGTCGCGCGCCGCCGCCCGCTACGAGGTGTCGTCGGTCGTCGCCGTCGTCGACGCCCGCCAGTTCCACGACGCCTTCGGCGACGCGGGCGTCGCGACCCGCCGGGGCGACAGCGATTCGGACACCCGACCGCTCTCCGACCTCCTCGTCGAGGGCGTCGAGTTCGCCGACCTCGTCGTCCTCAACAAGACCGACCTCGTCACGGCCGCGGAGCTCGACGCCGTCGAGGAGATGGTGCGGACGCTCCGCCCCGACGCCGAGGTGGTCCGCACCGAACACAGCCGCGTCGACCCCGACACCGTCTTCCAGCGGCGGTACGACCCCGCGACGGCAGACGAAGCGGGCTGGAAGCAGACGCTGGCGGACGACGACGATTCGCACGACCACGCCGACCACGACCACGCCCACCCCGAGACTGTCTACGGCGTCACCTCCTTCACCTACCGCCGACGCCGCCCCTTCCACCCGCGGCGCCTCTACACCGTCCTCGACGACCTGCCCACCGCCGTCGTGCGCTCGAAGGGCACCTGCTGGATAGCCACCGGCGCGGACCTCTCCTACACGCTGGCGCAGGCCGGCCCCTCGGTTCGAGTGGAGGCCGCCGGCCCGTGGGTCGCCAGCCTTCCCGAATTCGAACAGGACGCCTACCGGCGCAACCGCTCGGACCTCGACTGGGACGAGGAGTGGGGGGACCGCCGGACCGAACTCGTCGTCATCGGGCGCGAGATGGACGACGACGCGCTAATCGCGGCGCTCGACGACTGTTTGCTCACCGACGACGAGATGGCCGCCGCGTGGGACGACTTCGAGAACCCATTTCCCACCGACGCGGGCAACGAACTCGTCGTGACCGAACCGACGCGTTAG
- a CDS encoding SRPBCC family protein — protein MREVEVSRFVRATPTAVWRVLTPATVVESEGSFTVRDVTETDDGTLVTAGARGLELTLRFEERPDGLHYTQAGSAGPFDAMTTDLTVTAEDEGARVTARSSVSLGLPLSTLTDRLATWKRQGELNRLLDALADEAT, from the coding sequence ATGCGCGAGGTCGAGGTGTCACGGTTCGTCCGGGCGACGCCGACGGCGGTCTGGCGGGTGCTGACGCCCGCGACCGTCGTCGAGAGCGAGGGGAGTTTCACGGTCCGCGACGTGACCGAAACCGACGACGGAACGCTCGTCACGGCGGGCGCGCGAGGGCTGGAACTCACGCTCCGATTCGAGGAGCGACCGGACGGCCTCCACTACACGCAGGCGGGGTCCGCGGGGCCGTTCGACGCCATGACGACCGACCTGACCGTCACGGCCGAAGACGAGGGCGCCCGCGTCACCGCGCGGTCGTCGGTGAGTCTCGGGCTTCCGCTCTCGACGCTGACGGACCGACTGGCGACGTGGAAGCGACAGGGAGAACTGAACCGCCTGCTGGACGCGCTTGCGGACGAGGCGACGTGA
- the rpiA gene encoding ribose-5-phosphate isomerase RpiA, producing MKTPGGPDAAKRRAGEHAAALVTDGDTVGLGTGSTAAHAIRALGRAVDDGLDVRGVATSYASRDLAREVGVPLVGLDAIETLDIAIDGADQVSDDLALIKGGGAAHAREKIVDAAAERFVVVADPTKETPELDRSVPVELLPDARATVERAVRELDGTPTLRAAEGKDGPVVTDNGNLVLDCAFGTISNPGALATDLATIPGVVAHGLFVGLADEVHVGTDDGVTVRER from the coding sequence ATGAAGACACCCGGCGGACCGGACGCGGCGAAGCGTCGCGCGGGTGAGCACGCCGCCGCCCTCGTGACCGACGGCGACACGGTGGGACTGGGGACGGGGAGCACGGCGGCCCACGCCATCCGCGCGCTCGGACGAGCGGTCGACGACGGCCTCGACGTGCGCGGCGTCGCCACCTCCTACGCATCGCGTGACCTGGCGCGTGAGGTGGGGGTTCCGCTCGTGGGACTGGACGCCATCGAGACGCTCGATATCGCCATCGACGGCGCCGATCAGGTGAGCGACGACCTGGCGCTCATCAAAGGAGGCGGCGCGGCCCACGCCCGCGAGAAAATCGTCGACGCGGCGGCCGAACGGTTCGTCGTCGTCGCCGACCCGACGAAGGAGACGCCGGAACTCGACCGGTCGGTGCCGGTCGAGCTGTTGCCCGACGCGCGGGCGACAGTCGAGCGGGCGGTCCGCGAGCTCGACGGGACGCCGACGCTCCGGGCCGCGGAGGGGAAAGACGGCCCCGTCGTGACCGACAACGGCAATCTCGTCCTCGACTGCGCGTTCGGGACCATCAGCAATCCGGGGGCGCTGGCGACGGACCTCGCGACGATTCCGGGTGTGGTGGCCCACGGCCTGTTCGTCGGCCTCGCCGACGAGGTACACGTCGGCACCGACGACGGCGTGACCGTCCGCGAGCGATAG